Part of the Zingiber officinale cultivar Zhangliang chromosome 6A, Zo_v1.1, whole genome shotgun sequence genome, CAAAACCACAGACGGGGCAGCGGAGTGCGGAGTCGGAGGCCGAGCAATCAGCGCAAAGACAGAGGTGGCGACAAGGGAGCACTACCGAGGTGGCCGTTGACTCCTTCTTGCAGCAGGCGCGGCAGGAACCATAGGACGCCGACCGCGGTGAGGCTGAGTCGACACACGCGGCTGATGCAGCGTCATCGGCAAGGGCTGGGTCGCAGCTCTCTCCTTGTCTCTCTTGGGCCACGGCGGCGACCTCCATCGCCTGTTGAAGATGGATCTGGAGGGAGGAAACCTGAGATTGGGCGACTAAGGCCTTAGTCCGCCAAGACAGAGTTTCATCTTGCAATTGGATTATCCTCTGTTCGAGCTCGGCGACTCTCCGTACTGCCAGCTGCCTCTCCGCTTCCTTGGCGGTCAGTCTCCGTTGTGCGGATGAGACCGCGGCTCGTATCAAAGTTCGTGCATGAGACTGCCATTTTCCGGTAATAGATTGCCGCAGAATCTCTCCTTGCTCGCGGACATATCCGTCGACATCTTTCTGGAATTGCTGCAAATGAAGGACGAGTTCATCCGAAATTCCGGCAGAAAAAGAACTCGGTGTCTGAAACTGCTGCTGTTGAGCCCCCAAGCCGAGTTGAAGGCCGGCGGCGGTCAAGGGACCGGCGGATTTCGCCAGTGGCCAATTGACGCCAACAAACATCGGCGAAGCGATGCAATTCGGTTGGAGAAACGAGAAGTCACTAACATTGCCGTTCGTCATCACCGGAGCAACTCCCATAGCTATTGGATTCAAAATcgattcttctcttcctctctttctcgGATTCAAATTTCCTACTGCTCCACCTTCTTCCTGGAAGATAACCGCCGACGGCGACTCAAAGAAACCGGGAGCACCCGTCGTCTCCTCGCCGCTGCAAACAGATGACCGAAAAAGTATCAGCCTAAAAGATCAAAACTTTACCTATCTGCCATGAAAAAGATTCGAAGCTTTACAGCCTATCGAGGATTACCAGTTGCTGAAGAGGAGATTCGAGGGATGGTGCGCTTCTATGGCCATGGACGGACGGGAAATCTAACAACAGGGCACTCTGCGAACCGTAACGTCTGCTATCGTCGTCGTTCGAGGTTACCAGAGGCGAATGAAATAGACGTGGAATAAGAGATAAGGAAAGAGGAATCAGCTGTCGTTGTGGAGATGGACGCGGGTGGTCGTAGCGAGGGCAGCGCAGGGCTTAAGACGACGAAGTCCACCGCGCCCGTTTTGTTAACGCAATCAATGGCGTGCCTTAATCGCGGATTTGGAGAGAGGTTTTATTACTAAAAATCGAGGGCATTAAGATTAATTTCCAGGATTAACAAAAGCATTGATTGAAGGATTAGTGGAAACTGCGTTATTAGGAGAAATCTGTGGGATTTCGTTCTCGGCCCATtgacttttaattatttttcactCTGCCCGCTGAAATTTGAAGAAATCACAACACGGGGACGTTTTTTCCCAACGAGGCCTAATTTATCAAATATTGAATTTTAGCCCCCACGGTATGCATCGAAATTTATTATTTGTGGAAATCACATGATACGGAAACAAAATATTCTAATTTGAAAGGgctaatttaaaaaaaacttcgaCCATAGAAACTTGTGGAGCTTTCTATAAATGTTTCCTTCAAATTTGATAACTCCAGGAGTATATTGATATTTTCAAACTAGGAAAGCTAAAGTCAAAATTTCGCTAAACTTGGGGAAGtaaatcttttcctttatttaatttcccattaaattaattattttattttatttaatgcagatattaattaggattagtctTACTCGAGCTATTTTTCAGAAAGAAATGGTTGGAAATTTATCAATAAATGACGTggtttatgacatgtatgattTAGAATTCTCTACGTGATTATATTAATTGGGAGCTTAATTAAGAAATTTAGACAGTGGAACAAATCAAAGATGGcgatatattttaaaatttaaaattttccaccTCAATTTCCACGTTTAATTCAATTTTTCGTTTTTGGCATCTGGTCAATTCACTTTCTCGATATAATTATTATTTCTAATTTAAAATATgcattgaattaattaatttgcatgcgaattaatatatttttttccgcGTCCCATGAATAATTTGCATGATCTTAATTTGGTACGATGATACGAACAGCAAGTAATAATCACGAATATTTCATATATTAACAATATTATGCTTTGAATCACTAATTAtggataattaattaatttttagatgTTAATAAGCGTGTCACCAAATTTATTACTTGTCAGTTACAATATTTTTTagatgaattaaattaaattactaaAATATTACACTCAATTTACTTCCATTTTCATTAGTAAATATcattagttaatattattaaattaCAATATTTAATatcatatatattatatttaagaTAAACTTCCTAAATTGTTATTGATCAATTTACTTTCACaatttaaataaacatgtaagcttttaaaataacaaaatattttattttatatattaaaatttccgtttgaaatgtaattttaaaatatataaatattataaagaaagttaaaataataattaaatactaTCCATAAGTTTTGATATTGTATTCATATCTAATATTATGATGTAAAATAATCAACATAcctattttataataataatattaataaaaagtTTTAAAGATATATTGTCTCCCTCAACCTTCCAACGAGAGATTctcataaaatatatatatatatagaattaaaaattaaaatagttatttaattttattattgttaagaAGGTTTCATAAGGAgtctcattattttttattttaaaattatagatatagtATGACTATTATAATTTGTATAATTTATAGTAGGTATAACCATAGCTATATTTTAATGCATAGAAATCAATTActatcattttttaaattttctataaataatagcatcaataaataaataataataataggacATCTAAAAAACATTCAATGGCAAGACAAGTTATTCAAAGACATTATTATTTGGTAAAAAATTTAAGGGGGCGTTTCTTAAATTTATTCATTTTTGGTGGGcctcttaaaatattatttaatcatAAATTACTCCCTATATATAGCTAAAAGGCCTTAAATGCCCTTTGAATTTAGAAGCTTCTGGACTTAAAGacacttatttttttaatttttatttcatttaaccCATACATGTATATGAGCATGTGGAAAATTTTTATGGGTcgaatcccaaatttaatattaTCTATctgattaattataattttttaaatttcaaattagacGCCCTTGGCACCGTATCTTGTGTATCTCGAATTGACTCAAGGGACTTTAAGGGTTATATGGAATGACATTTTGATAAAATAGAAATACGAGGAAATTTAAAGTGCCGTTATTTTTATCATTATAAAaggtattttatttgaaaaataatattaaaaatatacctatatttaaaaatactttttttaatgatattataaaaaattcaatcaaaattATTACTCTCTTttgtttaaaagataattttaatatgattgatttaccttcttttgttattattattatgacAGCAAATTATCtcctatataaataaaaaaaattatttatattatattataatatctAGATAATATTTGAACAATGaataataaaaattatgaaaataatataACTAATTAATATGATTATTACATACCACGAGTCCATAATATTCCctcattgtttattttttaatggTAAACAAACTTAAATTCATTGATATTAAATAGTATATGAATTATATCATATtagattattttttaaatgtttatataaattaataaaaattaagttatatTTTCTAGAAAATATATAGTTAGCTATAGCAGGGCGGCTCAAATGGGCTCACTCTTATCTATCCCATCTAATCAATTTAGGGATAACAATGATAGAATTGGAATTGGAGTTCATATGTTGTATCTTCATCCTCATTTATTATAGCATGATTAAAAAAAAGTAAtagtaaaaattttgaaattttaatattttctaatttttatcTTTAGTATTCTCTCCCTTTGTCATTATTTGTCAAACGTATAAAATCATAACAGACAATAATAAATTACAAATTAGAGACAATGTTAGGGAGAATTTTCAAGATATTTTTCAAACTATTAATCGATAGTATGGATAGGAAAATCCTTCATACCTCAATCTAAAAATCCTCATTCCCAATTATTTAACtgggttaaaaaaaaatcctCCATATCCTTCTCCATTTGGGCCGAGTATCAAATCTTGCACTGGGTTAGAGAAAATTGTCATCCTTAGGTCACTTCCAGCGAACAAGTCGAAGAATCGAATCGGAGGCATCTAGAGTTAATTTATCCTTCCAGACTCTTGAAGTGACAACCTCACGTGTGCCCTAACTCCATCTAGGACTAAGTAATTGGTTCAAAACCAAATCAACTGAATCGATTAAactgaaattgaaaaaaaaaattgaactaatCGAACAAACtgaaatcaaacaaattatttttttttcaaactgacTAAACATTTCAACAAAATTGAACAAACTAAAccaataaaatatcaattaatttaattttcaattgaaTTAATCGAATTAATTCAGAGAGTCCAGCACCCACCACTATgttgttttcaaaaaaaaaaatgaacaccgGGGTGGTATTTGTTAGAGTCGTTTGATGCTTGGCTTGCTTCGGTGTTATTGATATACAGCAGAAAGAActtgaaacaagactcacaacgctaacacgtagatttacttggtatccacctcaagaatatgtgactaatccaagaatccataCGCGCTAATAAAAACACTCTCATTCGGTAACTACTGGAGGTGAAGAAACCTTATATAAGACTCACACAACAAAATATACAAGAAGAACGAAATATAAGCTAATACAAtagcaaatcttacaagatttacaatgaagAAACTCTATCTTGCTCTTCTTCTagcttgaatacacctcttgacttgcttggaagtgcaacaacactcctctctaagcctccaagatcgGGTGTGTGTGTGAGCTCGGTGGAGAAGACCCCGTGAAGATTGGGATAGAGCTCGCGAAGCAGTAACGAAGAAATCGCTTGCCAACAACTTTAACATGTGTAatggtcacatcccaatcgattgaccaatcgattggggaggctaaatcgatcgattggtcgattcaaagcgcctctgtgctctgctggaaaagacctgaatcgatcagttgatcgattcagtctttaTCGCGACTCACGCGATTttcagcccccaatcgatcggttgatcgattggcggtgttcaatcgataggctgatcgattggggactatTTTGTTTGCGCAATAAACACCCTGaacgatcgaccaatcgattgggttgttGTTTATCATAATATTCtctcaattgatcggttgatcgattaggctTCGGTCCAaccgattggctgatcgattgaccacccttgacttgctcaaatcaagctcaagggtctccaaatccaacatctggtcaaccgtgacctattggaattcctcatgcctagcatccggtcagacCTGACCTGccggacttcttcaccaagtattcggtcaattctttgacccatttggacttttctcctcgtgccaagtgttcggtcaaccttgacccacttggacttacctctCATGCCAAGTGCTCGGTCCTCcaagacccacttggacttcctcccatcagatgttcg contains:
- the LOC121993724 gene encoding BOI-related E3 ubiquitin-protein ligase 1-like; the protein is MAIEAHHPSNLLFSNCGEETTGAPGFFESPSAVIFQEEGGAVGNLNPRKRGREESILNPIAMGVAPVMTNGNVSDFSFLQPNCIASPMFVGVNWPLAKSAGPLTAAGLQLGLGAQQQQFQTPSSFSAGISDELVLHLQQFQKDVDGYVREQGEILRQSITGKWQSHARTLIRAAVSSAQRRLTAKEAERQLAVRRVAELEQRIIQLQDETLSWRTKALVAQSQVSSLQIHLQQAMEVAAVAQERQGESCDPALADDAASAACVDSASPRSASYGSCRACCKKESTATSVVLPCRHLCLCADCSASDSALRCPVCGFVGTGILHIAFT